AAGAAAAAGAATGTGAAATGTCACAGTGTGTTTAAAACTAATATTTAATTGATAAGCaatgtaaatattgtatttaaaatgtttcatatttAGCCATGTTATgaataaacaaaaaaattaaaacaaaatgatgCCATTAAACCTTCTTTAGGCACCTTTTAGTTTAGGGGTAGAAAAAAACCACAGAAAAATATTACAGTTGTTTTAGAATTGGTTTGATAGATTTTAACAATACTTTTCAATCCTTAGTCAAACACAATGAGAAACATGACCACTGTAAAAAGAGTGAATAACAAATAATGGGATATAACAAAACAGATGGTACTGAGGTTTGATATACCATGAATATATTATACATTAAGTAAGTTTTTTTAATTGGTAGATATTTGTTTGAATCCCAAGGTGATCTATGGAAAATGACATCTTCAAGTGAAACAAAGCATACAGTATGAACTGATTGAATAAATGAGAAGCAGACCTAGAGCCTAACTGGAGGAGGAGGTGAGATCTGTGGAAATGTCTTTCCCAAAAGGGTCAGGCAAGGTTCAAGTAATCTAAATAAACACCTCCTTTACAGGCCAGTCTGCGAAGCTACTGATGTGCAGTTATTCACACAAACAATCCCATTAGTGAATGTGAATAAATCTGTAAAAATAAagtaattattaaaataaaacccATCCAAAATATATCCAGTGAATGTATTTACCTTTGTTCGAAGGAAAGAACACCATTTTGCATTGTCTATTATTTCTAGAGGCTAtggactggtgtgtgtgtgagctaAGTGGGAAGACATTTCAAGGACACACAAAATGATCAAAAAAACCCTTACGTACACCTTACATAGACACAGGCAACTTGCCCACTGCAGTGAATATAAAGGAATGGCTAAACATCTCACAAAAGtattatttattataaatatttcatGAAAATTTCACTTCCAGTGTTCtaagggagaaagagaaaaaacacaaTAATATTTCTTTGCAGCTATATATTGCATCCTCTGTTGGGGAACTAGACATAGTCTGCTCTGGCTGCGTGAcccaaaatatctttttcagTGCTAGCCATTATGACCCTAATGTATAGAAACattaggtttttgttttttggacaaTAAGATTTTAAAGCTGCACAGTAATGTTGGTAACTTAGCAGTGGGCAGGAATTGCAGTCCTAGTGTAACTAATGTCAAAGGACGCAACCTGATTTTGACACACCAGGTGCTGAGGGAGTCCCAATAATTTCCTACTATTGCATGCAGTAGTTTATCTGTGCCattcttggagggggggggggagaaaggggggcaggaagaagcCAGACAAAAGTCTGGAAGCAGCATTTCAAGGCAGCGTATTTTAACCACAGAGATTCTTGTCTAAAGCAGGAGGCCAGGATGTCTAGGGAGGCTTTAATTCAAGCTAGAACAAAGGTCACCTGAAATCGGAAGAATTTGCTGAAGACCAAGGGGGATGTCTCTTGGAGCATCTTTCACCGCGTATCTAGCAAATTAGGCCAGCGGCAGCACAAAGTATATAGGAAGGATACAGTCAttcctgtcatccctctccagcctccctaGCCCTTACCATTGGGTATAACTGATAAGAGAAGCTCTCCTGGGCTCTGACCCACACGACTGGCTCCATCACCTGTGCAATAGGGAAGTGTGATTATCCCCATTCCCCTGAGGCACAGGGGACCCTTCACCTTGGTATCTTGGCATGGCCAAGGTCACAGAGGGAGCCACTGGCCCAGGAAGCAGAGCCTGGAGCCGGCAAGGATCTCCTTCCCAGCAGTCACCACACGGAAGCCCCGGGTCCCGCAGCCCCCTTACCtgccctttcaccaggctggctgCGAACTGCCTCATGACCGCCTCCACCGTGTAGGCGCTGGACCAGCCGCGGGGGGTGAGCAGCTCCATGCAGATGGCCCCGCCGTCCAGCACGTAGCCGTTTTCCAGGCGGGGGCTGAGCACCCTCATGAAGGGCGGCGAGAAGGGGAAGTTGTCGGGGAAGGTGAGGTTGAGCAGGATGAACTCCGTGTTGGTCTCCTTCATGTCCTGCCACAGCACCGAGTCCTTGTCCACCTGGTGCAGCTTCACGTTCCAGTCGAAGAGGCTCTCGTCCACCAGCTCCACCGAGATGAAGCGGTCGCTCAGCCGGGCGATGTCCTGCAGCTCCTTCATCAGCCGCCGGCTCCGCACCTgcgtgcagtgctgctgcctgcccagcggGGCAGCGCCCGACGGGGGCGGCACCAGCGGGGCAGAGCCCGCCCGGCCGCCGCTGCTCCCGCCCGGCAGCAGCTGCGGCTTGGGCGGCTCCTTGGCGGAGCCGGGCTCCTtggcgctgtgctgcgggggcTTCTCCTTGGGGCCGCACGAGCccggcggcggctgctgctgctgcttggagAGCTCCAGCACTTTCCGGGCCTTGCCGCCCGCGGGGCTGCCCTCcttgctggggctgcagctgctgctgcagccgccgccgccgctgccgcctcccccggcgctgcccggcggcggcggcggcttgTTGCTGCTGTTCTTCTGGCTGCCCTTGGCGCGCAGCGAGGAGCCCGGctggctgctgccgctgctgcggtggtggtggtggtggtggtgcttgGGATCCTCCGTGTCCCTGTTGTGCAGGCGGATGAGCCCGATTTTCCGGAGCAGAGTGGCCATGTTGTGCGGGGCGCTTGCTGGCGGAGCCGCCGCTCGGCGAGCCCCCTCGGCCTGAGTGGGAGCGGCGCAGGGGCTGAGCCCGGAGCGGGAAGTGCGGGGGAGAGAGGCGCTGAGGAGAGGCGACGCTGCTGTCGCCGCCTGGAAGATGCCCAGCCCGCCGCCGCCTggtcgctgctgctgccgctcctcagACGCCTCCTTTcggcagggctgctgctggcagcattgCAGCACCGGAGCGGGGCCCGGGGTCACCCACGCCACGCGGCCGTGGCCATCAGCCCGCCCGAGAGGGGGCTCCCCTACGCGCGCACCCCCGCTCGGCGCGGGGCTGCTCCTGCCGCTGGCCCGCAGAGCCCGCCTCAGCTTCCCGTCCTAGGGAGCCGGGCTCttccccgctgcccccgggcaggCGCCTGGTCCCCCTCCGGCGGCGGGGGTGTTCGCCCGGCGCTCGCCGCCAAGGGTGGGATCTGCTCGGCTCCCGAGTGTCCCCTCCGCCTCCCGCACCGGCAGCTCCCGGCCCCGGCTCTTTGTTGTGGCGCCGGCTCCGGCCAGGCTGCGGGTGCCGCGGGGGCGAGGTTGGGCTGCCCCCAGTCACAGCGAGCAGGCGggcggaagggagggggcagggcgatCCCCGCTGGCAGCGTCCTTCGCCCTGCCCTCGGCTTACCTGCTGCGGGCACAGGGGGAGCGAGGCCTTGGCGGGGAGCTGCCCCGGCACCACGGCCGCGCTGCCTTTTCGCTGCAGGCTCCCCGCTTCTGCGGACCTGACATTGCAGAGGCAGCTCGGTCTGGTGCTGCGCgcggaggaggaggcggggccgtcggggcggggcctggctggtgctcgcagggggcaggagccagcgccGTGGGGAGGATGGAAATGTTCCTTTCGTGACGGTGGGGAGGAACGGCCGCCGCTTCAGCCCCTCAGCGTGAGCCGCTTTCCCGGCTCATCGCTCCTGTACGTGGTTCCCCAGCCTAACAAGCCTCATCAGCCTGGGACTCCAGAGAGAAACGCATCAGAAACGGGATCGCTGGGTACTGGGTACACACagatctccccccgccccccatctttCCTTCCAAGGCTGGAATGGGAAGATAGAAACACTTTcagctggggaggaaggaaagcaAAGGCTGAACAATAATTATAGCTGTTCATCAAAATTTCCAGTAATGATTAGTGTGGGCTGGTATTATATTCTATATAGTCTATGTCAAATTAATATCTGATGAAGGAATACATCTGTTACAGGAATAGATGTTCTCTGCCCCTTGGTGTGCCCTAAAGAGGCTTCCACCGTGGTTCCGAAAGCTGCCTGTATTGGGAAGGGAAGGAATTTGTGAACCCTTCTAAGCCATGTTGGAAACATGAAAGAAACTTAGCAGGCTTCTTAAATAATATGTGCACATCATGTTATGCTATCATCAGCACCCATACCTTTTGATCTGAGTAACTGCTTCTTGATAGGAGTACGGAATTTTGAAATGCCCTTTACTTTTGATACCTATTTTTTCTCCTTGCTATTACTTAACAGATCACTGGTTTTGGCAGGTGATACCACATATGTACAATTTAGCACTATACTCATCTGTAATAACCATTTTTTTCAAGTTATGTTGTGTAAAATGCAGCTCTCATATTATTAAAGGCCCTATCCAGTAGGTGAAATGAGTGatccagtgaagtcagtgagaaTTTTACCTTCAGTGGAAATAGGATAGAGTCCAAAAAAGGAACACTGATTGCTTTAAAAATCATACAAAACAAAGTGCCTTATCAGTTCTACAAATGATACCTTGATTATTAAAACTATAATAATTTTAAACATCTAATGTTGTTTGCTTACTGTTTCCTTTGCTTAAAGCTTAGACAAGGATAGTCAGTTTCAGAATGTTTAGGTTCTCCTGCCATTACTGTAAGGACCCTAGTGACCTTACAGTAGTGGAGGGTCATGCAAAGTGGGGCTTTGTTCTCCAACACCTTCTTTTTTTCATCTATGCTGGGGGAATAAAGTTGAGGAGGACACGAGGCAGAGATCTCACTTACACAAGagttctctgatggccatttatgGCCAATTTCAGTCCATGCTTACACTTGAGTGACATAAAGTAGACACAGCAGATAGGAGAATCtggctgctagtgtagacaataTTTTGGCAGCTGCCAGCAGTTTAAGCACTGTGTTCACTAACCCTACTCTAAACCATGATGTAATTTACTTTTGATACTTAAAACATTGGCTGCCACCGATGTGCTGTCTACATGAAGATTCTCAAAGTTGCTGGTATAAGTGACACTGGTATTATTGTCTCTAAGGATTTTTCTTTCACATTTCCCTAGTGTAAGCAAGCCTGGAAATAGCTGGGACCAAGCACAATGAGGGGTTCAAATATCATAACCAATACACTGAAAAGAGTCCACAACTGGATTAAGAGTTTGCAGAGTACACAGAGCACTTTATTATATTGCAAGAAATGGTAGATGCCAAATGCCAGCATACTGGTTCTTGCCAATTGCTAAACACATCCCAGTTGGCCACCTTGACTCCTGCCAATCTCCATACCATTGTTCACACTAAATACAAACTCCATCCTCTCCAGTTTCTGTGCTTTCTCTACACAGCCACACTGAAGGTCAATCACAACCCCTGTTATGGGCAAAGAGGTCTTTTCTAACTCCTCTAAGATCGTCTCATCACCATCCTAAAAGAGATACTCTGTCTTGCTACCAATTATTGGGCATGATGCAGGGTGAAAGtatatggcctgtgttataaaggagatcagactaaatgatcacaaaGATCTCTTCTGGCCACGGAATCCATCCAATCCACAAATTCAGTTAGCTTTGGCTCAGCACTTGAGGTTTATCTCAGAGAACTACTCAAAAAAGAGCAATAGTACTGGTatgaacacatttttaagagtagtcctgtggcaccttagagactaaaaaaaaatatgtatagGAATGCTATCTCTTCTGGGTTACCTGCCATACCACAAACAGGATGTGATGGTGGGGAAGAAGGTGGTCCCAGTGACAAGTGACTATAGTAAATAATTTTTGTTAGTGTTTGATTAAATATTCTTTGTCCTTTTGGTACCTGAGATGTAAATTTAGTTCCCTGGTCTGTGAGAATCTCCCAAAGCACCTCTACTTTGACAAAGATATTCATAAATTCAGCTGCAGTGGATTTGGTTTTTGTGAAGCATAATAGTAAGGTCTCAGGGATTGAGTAATATACTCCATGATTACCAAGAAATAGCATTATCCAGCCCACATTTTTCTTGAGTGGCCCAAATATGTCCATTCCAGTCCTCACAAATGGTATGCCAACCAAGAGGAGAGGGACCAATACAGCCTTTACCATTCTTTGGGGTGCAGTTAGTTGACATTCTGGGCAAGAGATGCAGAAGTCTGGAACCTTCATGTATAGACCAAAAAAACTGAAGCACCATGAATTGGGTTTGAACTTTCTCTGGTGATCTTTCTCTATGTAGTATAACCATTCACCCTGAATTTCAAAATGGGGGAATATTTCAGGTAGGAGGGCGTTCACTGTTTCTCCATTAAAAATGATGACTAGTACATAGCACCAGCTTAATGTTTCATCTCCCTTTTGCTCCTAAATTAATGTTGTAGAACCTAATCAGGATCTCGTATTGGAttaggggggaaggaaggactgGGATCCCAAGGAAGCAACTAGCTGTTTGGAACTTTTGACTTCTGGCCTGGCTATCACTACTGTATAAGTGAGGCTTATTGAGTCCCAAGTCAACTGAGGGGATGCCAGCAGTGAGGTCCCTGGTGCTCTGGAAAGATCCCAAGAATGCCTCGAGGAGGTCCCCAAAGTATTCCAGGGCTCAGTAACGACTCGGTTACTGAGTGATGTCATAAGGTTGGCTATTAAGGATCTTGTATGCTCCCCCATGGATAACAGAAATTGAGTGCGGAGGATATGGCTTTATGTATCCTTACAAACACTGCAAGTAAATGGTGCTGCAGGGCAATCTTGGGCTTGGTACTAAAAATTCCTTTATGAAAGTCTTGCTGCTCTGTGTCCCTGAGTCCACAAGGCCCATTACTTTTATCCAGTTTAACTAGGATGGTCAATTTAGTTGTCCCTGACCAACTTGTTTGGGCCTCTGCAGTCCAGACTTGCCATAACTGTATTCTGTAAATAGGCAGTCCTGGTACTAGTGCCAGGTGAGGTCATacataaaacaaacattcagGACCTAGCTGCTGATATTGAAACCTCCTGCTTGTTTTTTGGCAATCTCTTCTTCTGGGGCTTTCCTATTCCTGATCTCTGAATTTCCCTTTTTTGAGACTGGGGCGAGTTGGATGATTCCGCAGCCAGAATGTTCTAATTCCTTagtttgagctgggcctcctaaATCCTAGCAAGAGAGGCCCTGGGTAGGGTTCTTCAGGACACAGGTCACCTTGGCCAGGTTTTTCATTCACCAGAGCTTACCTCTTGATCAAAGGGCAGGGATTCCCTTTCTAGATATTGCTGTTCTAGCCACCGTAGAGATTTCCATTAGTTGTTGCCTTGAGCCTGTGATGTAACACTCAGTCTCTTTTCCTGACAGGGAGTACCTGTGAAAACTGTTTGAGCAGAATCATTTCCACTATTTGGACCCCTGCCATTGTCTTGGGTCTGAGCCATTGTCAACACCAGTCTTCCAGTTTCAATGCCACCATGTGAAGCTGCTCCCAAAATTAGTGGCTGAATGATTCCTCTGAGATAGCCAAAGAATCCAAAATAGCCTGTATGACTCACACGTAATCTTGTGATATTTCTGAAGCCAACCCACAATAGGCCTCTTGTGCCATCCCAGTCAAGTATGGGAACAGTAAAGTTGCCCATTGCTCAGATCCTCAcagtgctgctgccgctgccacccATTCATACTTGCTGAGAAAAGCTCCTAGATCATATTCAGGTCCCATTTTTGTTAGTCTGACTGGTACTGGGGTCTCTGGAAGATTTGTGTTGGAAAACTGACTATTGTGGGAGGCTGCAGTATGGTCACTGCCTGCTGACCAGCTGTTGTTGCTGAACAACTAAATCTTGGATCAGCTGCTGGTGCAGGATAGCCATCTGCTGGAGGAGGTGCTgtagctgctgcttctgtgttGTCTATTCCGCTGTATCACTCCTTTCAAGAGTTGTTCCATCTCCATATTGCAGCAGAGactcctttattttttaaaagtcctgACCTGCTCCCTTCCATAGGGGCAAGAGTGATGCCTGTTTTTCACCAATAAATTTGTAAATGTCTTGTTTAGGTAGTGTCCCCTTGTGTCCAATCATGGCATGAATTCCCCTCTGCAGGTCTCTGGAAGAGAAAATTACATAAAaatggggatgggggaaaggtgtggaggggaaggggaaaggggaagcatAAGTAAtgtatacatttcaaaagcaaaaataataaatacatttttaaagttgtGTTTAACTCATTTCTCCCTCCAGTATCTCAGGCAGAAAAGGAGAGCTGGAAGGGAGGAAATAACCAAACCTGGCTTCAGAGCTGAGCAAGtggacagaaaaaaacaacaaatggtctggtagcattttatagactagcaaaacatgtagatggtgaagtgggctgtgcccatgaaagctcatgataccatctacgtgttttgttagtctataaagtgctaccagatcatttgttttttctgtacagactaactcggctgaaGCAAGTGGATAGAGACTCTTCAAGCAGTTTGGAGTCCTGAGGtgaaagggaaacagccagcaagttaattatttcatttttaacactGGTTTGCATCATATATGAGCAGAAAAGTAAAATTCCCCAGTGCATACCATAGAAGTACAGGAAAAGGTATAATAAATTGTATTATATTTTGCAAATCACCGTAAAACTTCACATGCACAATCCCAAACCTCCCATTCACAATCTCTTTTGTCACAAAACTCCATGCAACCTGCCCATCTCCTGCACTGAATTAGCCCTTCTTTGACACTCAGCTTACATAGCGTGCACTCACATGACCCCTCAAGTCAACAAGAGTAGCATATAAGAGGCTTAAGAACCTtatctctctttcacacacacacaaactgtctAGAGACATATAAAGCTGACTTTAAGGGGTCAATCTTAAAAGGTGTGATCAACTCCTGGAGGTGCACAGTGAACTCAAAGCACCCATTGAAGTTAATAGTAGTTGAAGACATTGACTACTTCTGATTAGCACCTTACAGGATCAAATTCTAAATCCACGTATCTCTGGAAGGAAGTAGATTGGAACCTGGGTTTCACAGATCTAAGCCTGGTCTTGATCTGATTCTATCTGCTTCTTCAAGCActttggtacatctacacagcagcattatttcaaagtaactgacattattccgaaataacaaagagtgtgtctacactacaagcctttattctgaaataatggtgaACAAGAGGACTTCTTCCTCTAACTCagggtaaccctcattttatgaggagtaatggaagatggaggaagagtgttcttccttcgacttcctgctgtgtagatagcgcctaaagctgaaataagctattttgactgaaATAAGATTAAATAAGTGCCAATagctgaaataagatattcttatgtagctgaagttgcgtagtttattctgactttagtcctgctgtatagacgtatcCTTTGAGGGTTGTTCCTCCTAGCCATAGTTCTTCTGCATAGTGTacacgaaggctgtgtctagactgcatcccttttcccttttccgaaagatcccttatccctcattttattttccgaaagatccacgtctagactggcgcttttttccggcaaagctccgagccagaaaaaagcggcagccatttttatgctaaagaagcgggggagatttaaatccccgcttcatttacaattgcgatatgtctaatttgcatcccttttatggaaaagggatgcagtctagacacagccgaaaggTATGAGTACACTGAAATATGAAATGTGATTAAAGAACAGGTAGATATATCCAGGGCTctacaaactatgtaatctactcgctcgtggcgagtagattacaacccggaagagccgggttcgggcggtctgtgcatgcacagatcaccgtacagtgcagctggtgagcggggctcgccacggCTCGGCGAGCCCTGGATATATCCATATTAGTTTTATCTGTGCTAGCATGACTAAAAACAGCAGTATAGACAAGGCATCACAAGTTGCTTTAAAAGGTAGGCTGTGAAAGGTTGTAATTGGTAAGTCTGTATCAAATATCAGTCTGACATTAGAAATTTGAAGATTGGATAAGTAAAAGTAGCCTATGTTGTTGTTATAGTTGTTTAGTTGAAATAATAGGGGCTAGTTTACCAAGTATCTAAtgtgaaaaaagaaagaaaaagtcatTGCTAATGCATTAATTAGACAAAGACTAGCATAATATAAATTAGTGACCATTCTGAACAAACTCTACAACATATTTTGACTGTTCATATTTTGCCTCTGGTTATTTGCTTTCTTTCTTCTGTCATTTATTTTTTGACTTCTCGTTTTGTTCCCTTGATCATAGTAATTTTCATTTAGAGATTCCCTAAGCTGCTGTGTAAAGTAGGAGCTTAAGGCTTGGTCTCAAATAATTCTTAGGGCCTTATATTTAAAgtttttcaggtgtctaaaatgCAGGTAGCCTCCTAGTGGTATTTTCCAAATTGTCCATGAACTCAGCACATTTTGATACTAATGGGAATTAGGAACCAACTCAACCTACCTACATCTCTAGAAGCCTAAATAGCTGTGAATGTCTGGCCTTAAGTTTCtatgttactttttaaaataagacaTAGGAAGGGAAAATGACAATGTTTTCTGCAGTACAGCATGTCTGGAGTCCTATTAATTAGAACCTCTAATTTAAATGGAATGAAGAGGATAGAGTACCTTTTGGTAATTTAGGCCATGATTCTATAGTGATATCTGCTAGGATAGATACCTGTTCCTGTCTGGAGTGCCACTGTAGCTTCCAAGAAATGTAAAGCATGATACTAATGAATATGATTGTGGAGCAGGGGGTCTAAGGTTGTCATTCCATCCTGGGGGTCTGGGGATGTTATAATCCATAAACAAtccaaaaatataataaaaaaaagttaatagtAAACCCCAATTACAAATAGTAGCCTCTATTAATAAACCTTGATTTCAAGAGTACATTATTTAATTAGAGATGGACCCATTTGTCATGGTTTCCTTGACTACTTTTAGCTTGTGCTGTTAATTTAACCCTCAACTCATTGCTTTTAGTGCTCTTTTGAGGcttgctcttttttttcttttttcaaaaatgtatgTATTAGTTTGGTTGCCTATTTATGTTTTTCATGTTAAAGTAATTATTTGGCCCATGTTTACTTTCCCTTATTGTTTTGtatcctctctttctcttttctttgtgtgtgATCAGCCCATGCTAATTTTTAATTAATGCTTTTCCTTTCAGTAATAGCTCATAACACAGCTTCTATGCAGGCCCTATCAAAGGCGGGACCAGCAGGACAGCCGTTTAGCCCAGGcttcaggagacaaaggggcctcaaactttgacatttttctaccaagtcatttccatttattatagaCCTTGCAGatataacagagacaacaaaagaagctatatatacctgcaaaaaattgatttaaatcattgtgggacctcggGCCTTTGCCAATTTTTCAGTCATATCCGGGTTTTCATCTGCATGACTggagactggagtagcttctgtgattagtgattctatgTTATGAAATGCTTTTTACAGTCTCTGTacagtttagaggttttgaaaattGTAATTTATTCTTtcactgtaaagtgattttgcttggtctgagggtgagtttaacctttaaattagatgtttatctctgcataggagattttcatattcctgttttttcttgtgtgtcttcatatacaataaccatatcaggctcagctgtaaactacctcttcatccagttttagattcacctttaaaggcttttttgtgataataaacttttaattttagttgtttaataaactttatatctaatctggcaatcacCACGTGCTCATAATCATAATAAcgcaccagttattagaggaatttaataatgggaacatgttagcagacaaaatttcaagactttgaaataatgaTATAAGGGCTGTAGTAAATAACACCCCCAAACtgttattatataatattaattGCAAAGTACATACAGTTAAAATTTTGTATAACTAATAGCctttagcaaattaatttattgtgtgttgCTGTGTTTtaaagaacccctttataaaattgaagtgcagatttgaaagtggtgcaagtaagagatggcAAAAGCCAAAGTAAAGCTGCAGTTAAGGGTTgaaagccaataacatcattttCCGTAGAAAAGACGCCTCATCCATTAGACAGTGACAAtcc
The DNA window shown above is from Pelodiscus sinensis isolate JC-2024 chromosome 2, ASM4963464v1, whole genome shotgun sequence and carries:
- the UBE2QL1 gene encoding ubiquitin-conjugating enzyme E2Q-like protein 1 isoform X2 — translated: MATLLRKIGLIRLHNRDTEDPKHHHHHHHRSSGSSQPGSSLRAKGSQKNSSNKPPPPPGSAGGGGSGGGGCSSSCSPSKEGSPAGGKARKVLELSKQQQQPPPGSCGPKEKPPQHSAKEPGSAKEPPKPQLLPGGSSGGRAGSAPLVPPPSGAAPLGRQQHCTQVRSRRLMKELQDIARLSDRFISVELVDESLFDWNVKLHQVDKDSVLWQDMKETNTEFILLNLTFPDNFPFSPPFMRVLSPRLENGYVLDGGAICMELLTPRGWSSAYTVEAVMRQFAASLVKGQIYSHSLMGLFV
- the UBE2QL1 gene encoding ubiquitin-conjugating enzyme E2Q-like protein 1 isoform X1 produces the protein MATLLRKIGLIRLHNRDTEDPKHHHHHHHRSSGSSQPGSSLRAKGSQKNSSNKPPPPPGSAGGGGSGGGGCSSSCSPSKEGSPAGGKARKVLELSKQQQQPPPGSCGPKEKPPQHSAKEPGSAKEPPKPQLLPGGSSGGRAGSAPLVPPPSGAAPLGRQQHCTQVRSRRLMKELQDIARLSDRFISVELVDESLFDWNVKLHQVDKDSVLWQDMKETNTEFILLNLTFPDNFPFSPPFMRVLSPRLENGYVLDGGAICMELLTPRGWSSAYTVEAVMRQFAASLVKGQGRICRKAGKSKKSFSRKEAEATFKSLVKTHEKYGWVTPPVSDG